A DNA window from Daucus carota subsp. sativus chromosome 3, DH1 v3.0, whole genome shotgun sequence contains the following coding sequences:
- the LOC108211441 gene encoding putative ALA-interacting subunit 4 isoform X2 — MKMATNESCDQPLRDDSKKQIHSKFIQQELSAWKPILTPGWVIAIFIILGVVFILIGLLAFYASVHVEELVERYDVDCVPFTDKNKITKYIRDSSSNKTCTKTLRVQKKMKNPIYVYYQLHHFYQNHRRYVRSRSDKQLRSTKHEYETKECLPIATVNNNSKPIVPCGLIAWSLFNDTYQFSVNSKVVEVDRKDIAWKSDRDYKFGSKVYPKNFQSSGMIGGGKLNESIPLSKQEDLIVWMRTAAFSTFRKLYGQIKVDLDANSNITVVIQNNFNIYEFGGKKQLVLSTSNWSVGTNKFLGCAYLYVGGFSLVVAISFTITYVLKPRPLGDPAYLSWNKYPSIYEN; from the exons ATGAAAATGGCCACCAATGAATCCTGTGATCAACCTTTGAGGGATGATTCCAAGAAACAAATAC ATTCAAAGTTTATTCAGCAGGAGCTTTCTGCTTGGAAGCCAATATTAACTCCAGGATGG GTGATTGCAATATTCATCATTCTAGGAGTCGTCTTCATACTTATTGGCCTCCTCGCCTTCTACGCATCAGTTCAT GTGGAGGAACTTGTGGAACGATACGATGTGGATTGCGTGCCTTTCacagataaaaataaaataactaaatatattaGAGATTCTAGTTCTAACAAAACCTGTACCAAGACATTAAGA GTtcaaaagaaaatgaagaatcccATCTATGTATATTACCAGCTTCATCACTTCTATCAGAACCATCGTAG ATACGTTAGGAGTAGGAGTGACAAACAATTGCGAAGCACGAAACATGAATATGAAACAAAAGAGTGTTTGCCTATAGCTACAGTAAATAATAACTCAAAGCCTATAGTTCCTTGTGGGCTCATTGCCTGGAGCTTGTTTAATGACACCTATCAGttctcagtaaatagcaaggtTGTAGAAGTTGATAGAAAGGACATTGCATGGAAAAGCGATAGAGACTATAAATTCGGGTCTAAAGTTTATCCTAAAAACTTCCAGAGCTCTGGGATGATTGGGGGCGGAAAGCTCAACGAGAGCATACCA CTGAGCAAACAAGAAGATCTTATTGTCTGGATGCGAACTGCAGCATTTTCAACTTTCAGAAAGCTTTATGGACAGATAAAAGTTGATCTTGATGCTAATAGTAACATAACAGTTGTTATACAAAATAACTTTAACATCTATGAATTTGGGGGGAAGAAGCAGCTGGTTCTTTCTACGTCAAATTGGAGTGTTGGAACAAACAAATTCCTTGGTTGTGCATATCTTTATGTTGGAGGATTTTCCTTAGTTGTTGCAATAAGCTTCACAATCACTTATGTTTTGAAGCCAAG GCCTCTTGGAGATCCAGCTTACTTGTCGTGGAACAAATATCCTAGTATTTATGAAAACTAG
- the LOC108211441 gene encoding putative ALA-interacting subunit 4 isoform X4, which translates to MIPRNKYVCHSKFIQQELSAWKPILTPGWVIAIFIILGVVFILIGLLAFYASVHVEELVERYDVDCVPFTDKNKITKYIRDSSSNKTCTKTLRVQKKMKNPIYVYYQLHHFYQNHRRYVRSRSDKQLRSTKHEYETKECLPIATVNNNSKPIVPCGLIAWSLFNDTYQFSVNSKVVEVDRKDIAWKSDRDYKFGSKVYPKNFQSSGMIGGGKLNESIPLSKQEDLIVWMRTAAFSTFRKLYGQIKVDLDANSNITVVIQNNFNIYEFGGKKQLVLSTSNWSVGTNKFLGCAYLYVGGFSLVVAISFTITYVLKPRPLGDPAYLSWNKYPSIYEN; encoded by the exons ATGATTCCAAGAAACAAATACGTATGCC ATTCAAAGTTTATTCAGCAGGAGCTTTCTGCTTGGAAGCCAATATTAACTCCAGGATGG GTGATTGCAATATTCATCATTCTAGGAGTCGTCTTCATACTTATTGGCCTCCTCGCCTTCTACGCATCAGTTCAT GTGGAGGAACTTGTGGAACGATACGATGTGGATTGCGTGCCTTTCacagataaaaataaaataactaaatatattaGAGATTCTAGTTCTAACAAAACCTGTACCAAGACATTAAGA GTtcaaaagaaaatgaagaatcccATCTATGTATATTACCAGCTTCATCACTTCTATCAGAACCATCGTAG ATACGTTAGGAGTAGGAGTGACAAACAATTGCGAAGCACGAAACATGAATATGAAACAAAAGAGTGTTTGCCTATAGCTACAGTAAATAATAACTCAAAGCCTATAGTTCCTTGTGGGCTCATTGCCTGGAGCTTGTTTAATGACACCTATCAGttctcagtaaatagcaaggtTGTAGAAGTTGATAGAAAGGACATTGCATGGAAAAGCGATAGAGACTATAAATTCGGGTCTAAAGTTTATCCTAAAAACTTCCAGAGCTCTGGGATGATTGGGGGCGGAAAGCTCAACGAGAGCATACCA CTGAGCAAACAAGAAGATCTTATTGTCTGGATGCGAACTGCAGCATTTTCAACTTTCAGAAAGCTTTATGGACAGATAAAAGTTGATCTTGATGCTAATAGTAACATAACAGTTGTTATACAAAATAACTTTAACATCTATGAATTTGGGGGGAAGAAGCAGCTGGTTCTTTCTACGTCAAATTGGAGTGTTGGAACAAACAAATTCCTTGGTTGTGCATATCTTTATGTTGGAGGATTTTCCTTAGTTGTTGCAATAAGCTTCACAATCACTTATGTTTTGAAGCCAAG GCCTCTTGGAGATCCAGCTTACTTGTCGTGGAACAAATATCCTAGTATTTATGAAAACTAG
- the LOC108211441 gene encoding putative ALA-interacting subunit 4 isoform X5, protein MPFKVYSAGAFCLEANINSRMALILFQVIAIFIILGVVFILIGLLAFYASVHVEELVERYDVDCVPFTDKNKITKYIRDSSSNKTCTKTLRVQKKMKNPIYVYYQLHHFYQNHRRYVRSRSDKQLRSTKHEYETKECLPIATVNNNSKPIVPCGLIAWSLFNDTYQFSVNSKVVEVDRKDIAWKSDRDYKFGSKVYPKNFQSSGMIGGGKLNESIPLSKQEDLIVWMRTAAFSTFRKLYGQIKVDLDANSNITVVIQNNFNIYEFGGKKQLVLSTSNWSVGTNKFLGCAYLYVGGFSLVVAISFTITYVLKPRPLGDPAYLSWNKYPSIYEN, encoded by the exons ATGCC ATTCAAAGTTTATTCAGCAGGAGCTTTCTGCTTGGAAGCCAATATTAACTCCAGGATGG CTCTTATATTATTTCAGGTGATTGCAATATTCATCATTCTAGGAGTCGTCTTCATACTTATTGGCCTCCTCGCCTTCTACGCATCAGTTCAT GTGGAGGAACTTGTGGAACGATACGATGTGGATTGCGTGCCTTTCacagataaaaataaaataactaaatatattaGAGATTCTAGTTCTAACAAAACCTGTACCAAGACATTAAGA GTtcaaaagaaaatgaagaatcccATCTATGTATATTACCAGCTTCATCACTTCTATCAGAACCATCGTAG ATACGTTAGGAGTAGGAGTGACAAACAATTGCGAAGCACGAAACATGAATATGAAACAAAAGAGTGTTTGCCTATAGCTACAGTAAATAATAACTCAAAGCCTATAGTTCCTTGTGGGCTCATTGCCTGGAGCTTGTTTAATGACACCTATCAGttctcagtaaatagcaaggtTGTAGAAGTTGATAGAAAGGACATTGCATGGAAAAGCGATAGAGACTATAAATTCGGGTCTAAAGTTTATCCTAAAAACTTCCAGAGCTCTGGGATGATTGGGGGCGGAAAGCTCAACGAGAGCATACCA CTGAGCAAACAAGAAGATCTTATTGTCTGGATGCGAACTGCAGCATTTTCAACTTTCAGAAAGCTTTATGGACAGATAAAAGTTGATCTTGATGCTAATAGTAACATAACAGTTGTTATACAAAATAACTTTAACATCTATGAATTTGGGGGGAAGAAGCAGCTGGTTCTTTCTACGTCAAATTGGAGTGTTGGAACAAACAAATTCCTTGGTTGTGCATATCTTTATGTTGGAGGATTTTCCTTAGTTGTTGCAATAAGCTTCACAATCACTTATGTTTTGAAGCCAAG GCCTCTTGGAGATCCAGCTTACTTGTCGTGGAACAAATATCCTAGTATTTATGAAAACTAG
- the LOC108211441 gene encoding putative ALA-interacting subunit 4 isoform X1, giving the protein MKSLTCFSYPVHSLLNCDYLAYYFESRLSSLCILPILDSKFIQQELSAWKPILTPGWVIAIFIILGVVFILIGLLAFYASVHVEELVERYDVDCVPFTDKNKITKYIRDSSSNKTCTKTLRVQKKMKNPIYVYYQLHHFYQNHRRYVRSRSDKQLRSTKHEYETKECLPIATVNNNSKPIVPCGLIAWSLFNDTYQFSVNSKVVEVDRKDIAWKSDRDYKFGSKVYPKNFQSSGMIGGGKLNESIPLSKQEDLIVWMRTAAFSTFRKLYGQIKVDLDANSNITVVIQNNFNIYEFGGKKQLVLSTSNWSVGTNKFLGCAYLYVGGFSLVVAISFTITYVLKPRPLGDPAYLSWNKYPSIYEN; this is encoded by the exons ATGAAATCCTTAACGTGTTTTAGTTATCCAGTTCACTCTCTGTTAAATTGTGATTACCTTGCTTATTATTTCGAGTCGAGATTGAGTAGCTTATGCATTTTGCCTATTCTAGATTCAAAGTTTATTCAGCAGGAGCTTTCTGCTTGGAAGCCAATATTAACTCCAGGATGG GTGATTGCAATATTCATCATTCTAGGAGTCGTCTTCATACTTATTGGCCTCCTCGCCTTCTACGCATCAGTTCAT GTGGAGGAACTTGTGGAACGATACGATGTGGATTGCGTGCCTTTCacagataaaaataaaataactaaatatattaGAGATTCTAGTTCTAACAAAACCTGTACCAAGACATTAAGA GTtcaaaagaaaatgaagaatcccATCTATGTATATTACCAGCTTCATCACTTCTATCAGAACCATCGTAG ATACGTTAGGAGTAGGAGTGACAAACAATTGCGAAGCACGAAACATGAATATGAAACAAAAGAGTGTTTGCCTATAGCTACAGTAAATAATAACTCAAAGCCTATAGTTCCTTGTGGGCTCATTGCCTGGAGCTTGTTTAATGACACCTATCAGttctcagtaaatagcaaggtTGTAGAAGTTGATAGAAAGGACATTGCATGGAAAAGCGATAGAGACTATAAATTCGGGTCTAAAGTTTATCCTAAAAACTTCCAGAGCTCTGGGATGATTGGGGGCGGAAAGCTCAACGAGAGCATACCA CTGAGCAAACAAGAAGATCTTATTGTCTGGATGCGAACTGCAGCATTTTCAACTTTCAGAAAGCTTTATGGACAGATAAAAGTTGATCTTGATGCTAATAGTAACATAACAGTTGTTATACAAAATAACTTTAACATCTATGAATTTGGGGGGAAGAAGCAGCTGGTTCTTTCTACGTCAAATTGGAGTGTTGGAACAAACAAATTCCTTGGTTGTGCATATCTTTATGTTGGAGGATTTTCCTTAGTTGTTGCAATAAGCTTCACAATCACTTATGTTTTGAAGCCAAG GCCTCTTGGAGATCCAGCTTACTTGTCGTGGAACAAATATCCTAGTATTTATGAAAACTAG
- the LOC108211441 gene encoding ALA-interacting subunit 1 isoform X7 translates to MKSLTCFSYPVHSLLNCDYLAYYFESRLSSLCILPILDSKFIQQELSAWKPILTPGWVIAIFIILGVVFILIGLLAFYASVHVEELVERYDVDCVPFTDKNKITKYIRDSSSNKTCTKTLRVQKKMKNPIYVYYQLHHFYQNHLNSKVVEVDRKDIAWKSDRDYKFGSKVYPKNFQSSGMIGGGKLNESIPLSKQEDLIVWMRTAAFSTFRKLYGQIKVDLDANSNITVVIQNNFNIYEFGGKKQLVLSTSNWSVGTNKFLGCAYLYVGGFSLVVAISFTITYVLKPRPLGDPAYLSWNKYPSIYEN, encoded by the exons ATGAAATCCTTAACGTGTTTTAGTTATCCAGTTCACTCTCTGTTAAATTGTGATTACCTTGCTTATTATTTCGAGTCGAGATTGAGTAGCTTATGCATTTTGCCTATTCTAGATTCAAAGTTTATTCAGCAGGAGCTTTCTGCTTGGAAGCCAATATTAACTCCAGGATGG GTGATTGCAATATTCATCATTCTAGGAGTCGTCTTCATACTTATTGGCCTCCTCGCCTTCTACGCATCAGTTCAT GTGGAGGAACTTGTGGAACGATACGATGTGGATTGCGTGCCTTTCacagataaaaataaaataactaaatatattaGAGATTCTAGTTCTAACAAAACCTGTACCAAGACATTAAGA GTtcaaaagaaaatgaagaatcccATCTATGTATATTACCAGCTTCATCACTTCTATCAGAACCATC taaatagcaaggtTGTAGAAGTTGATAGAAAGGACATTGCATGGAAAAGCGATAGAGACTATAAATTCGGGTCTAAAGTTTATCCTAAAAACTTCCAGAGCTCTGGGATGATTGGGGGCGGAAAGCTCAACGAGAGCATACCA CTGAGCAAACAAGAAGATCTTATTGTCTGGATGCGAACTGCAGCATTTTCAACTTTCAGAAAGCTTTATGGACAGATAAAAGTTGATCTTGATGCTAATAGTAACATAACAGTTGTTATACAAAATAACTTTAACATCTATGAATTTGGGGGGAAGAAGCAGCTGGTTCTTTCTACGTCAAATTGGAGTGTTGGAACAAACAAATTCCTTGGTTGTGCATATCTTTATGTTGGAGGATTTTCCTTAGTTGTTGCAATAAGCTTCACAATCACTTATGTTTTGAAGCCAAG GCCTCTTGGAGATCCAGCTTACTTGTCGTGGAACAAATATCCTAGTATTTATGAAAACTAG
- the LOC108211441 gene encoding putative ALA-interacting subunit 4 isoform X3, which translates to MHFAYSRFKVYSAGAFCLEANINSRMALILFQVIAIFIILGVVFILIGLLAFYASVHVEELVERYDVDCVPFTDKNKITKYIRDSSSNKTCTKTLRVQKKMKNPIYVYYQLHHFYQNHRRYVRSRSDKQLRSTKHEYETKECLPIATVNNNSKPIVPCGLIAWSLFNDTYQFSVNSKVVEVDRKDIAWKSDRDYKFGSKVYPKNFQSSGMIGGGKLNESIPLSKQEDLIVWMRTAAFSTFRKLYGQIKVDLDANSNITVVIQNNFNIYEFGGKKQLVLSTSNWSVGTNKFLGCAYLYVGGFSLVVAISFTITYVLKPRPLGDPAYLSWNKYPSIYEN; encoded by the exons ATGCATTTTGCCTATTCTAGATTCAAAGTTTATTCAGCAGGAGCTTTCTGCTTGGAAGCCAATATTAACTCCAGGATGG CTCTTATATTATTTCAGGTGATTGCAATATTCATCATTCTAGGAGTCGTCTTCATACTTATTGGCCTCCTCGCCTTCTACGCATCAGTTCAT GTGGAGGAACTTGTGGAACGATACGATGTGGATTGCGTGCCTTTCacagataaaaataaaataactaaatatattaGAGATTCTAGTTCTAACAAAACCTGTACCAAGACATTAAGA GTtcaaaagaaaatgaagaatcccATCTATGTATATTACCAGCTTCATCACTTCTATCAGAACCATCGTAG ATACGTTAGGAGTAGGAGTGACAAACAATTGCGAAGCACGAAACATGAATATGAAACAAAAGAGTGTTTGCCTATAGCTACAGTAAATAATAACTCAAAGCCTATAGTTCCTTGTGGGCTCATTGCCTGGAGCTTGTTTAATGACACCTATCAGttctcagtaaatagcaaggtTGTAGAAGTTGATAGAAAGGACATTGCATGGAAAAGCGATAGAGACTATAAATTCGGGTCTAAAGTTTATCCTAAAAACTTCCAGAGCTCTGGGATGATTGGGGGCGGAAAGCTCAACGAGAGCATACCA CTGAGCAAACAAGAAGATCTTATTGTCTGGATGCGAACTGCAGCATTTTCAACTTTCAGAAAGCTTTATGGACAGATAAAAGTTGATCTTGATGCTAATAGTAACATAACAGTTGTTATACAAAATAACTTTAACATCTATGAATTTGGGGGGAAGAAGCAGCTGGTTCTTTCTACGTCAAATTGGAGTGTTGGAACAAACAAATTCCTTGGTTGTGCATATCTTTATGTTGGAGGATTTTCCTTAGTTGTTGCAATAAGCTTCACAATCACTTATGTTTTGAAGCCAAG GCCTCTTGGAGATCCAGCTTACTTGTCGTGGAACAAATATCCTAGTATTTATGAAAACTAG
- the LOC108211441 gene encoding putative ALA-interacting subunit 4 isoform X6, which yields MALILFQVIAIFIILGVVFILIGLLAFYASVHVEELVERYDVDCVPFTDKNKITKYIRDSSSNKTCTKTLRVQKKMKNPIYVYYQLHHFYQNHRRYVRSRSDKQLRSTKHEYETKECLPIATVNNNSKPIVPCGLIAWSLFNDTYQFSVNSKVVEVDRKDIAWKSDRDYKFGSKVYPKNFQSSGMIGGGKLNESIPLSKQEDLIVWMRTAAFSTFRKLYGQIKVDLDANSNITVVIQNNFNIYEFGGKKQLVLSTSNWSVGTNKFLGCAYLYVGGFSLVVAISFTITYVLKPRPLGDPAYLSWNKYPSIYEN from the exons ATGG CTCTTATATTATTTCAGGTGATTGCAATATTCATCATTCTAGGAGTCGTCTTCATACTTATTGGCCTCCTCGCCTTCTACGCATCAGTTCAT GTGGAGGAACTTGTGGAACGATACGATGTGGATTGCGTGCCTTTCacagataaaaataaaataactaaatatattaGAGATTCTAGTTCTAACAAAACCTGTACCAAGACATTAAGA GTtcaaaagaaaatgaagaatcccATCTATGTATATTACCAGCTTCATCACTTCTATCAGAACCATCGTAG ATACGTTAGGAGTAGGAGTGACAAACAATTGCGAAGCACGAAACATGAATATGAAACAAAAGAGTGTTTGCCTATAGCTACAGTAAATAATAACTCAAAGCCTATAGTTCCTTGTGGGCTCATTGCCTGGAGCTTGTTTAATGACACCTATCAGttctcagtaaatagcaaggtTGTAGAAGTTGATAGAAAGGACATTGCATGGAAAAGCGATAGAGACTATAAATTCGGGTCTAAAGTTTATCCTAAAAACTTCCAGAGCTCTGGGATGATTGGGGGCGGAAAGCTCAACGAGAGCATACCA CTGAGCAAACAAGAAGATCTTATTGTCTGGATGCGAACTGCAGCATTTTCAACTTTCAGAAAGCTTTATGGACAGATAAAAGTTGATCTTGATGCTAATAGTAACATAACAGTTGTTATACAAAATAACTTTAACATCTATGAATTTGGGGGGAAGAAGCAGCTGGTTCTTTCTACGTCAAATTGGAGTGTTGGAACAAACAAATTCCTTGGTTGTGCATATCTTTATGTTGGAGGATTTTCCTTAGTTGTTGCAATAAGCTTCACAATCACTTATGTTTTGAAGCCAAG GCCTCTTGGAGATCCAGCTTACTTGTCGTGGAACAAATATCCTAGTATTTATGAAAACTAG
- the LOC108211441 gene encoding putative ALA-interacting subunit 4 isoform X8 → MALILFQVEELVERYDVDCVPFTDKNKITKYIRDSSSNKTCTKTLRVQKKMKNPIYVYYQLHHFYQNHRRYVRSRSDKQLRSTKHEYETKECLPIATVNNNSKPIVPCGLIAWSLFNDTYQFSVNSKVVEVDRKDIAWKSDRDYKFGSKVYPKNFQSSGMIGGGKLNESIPLSKQEDLIVWMRTAAFSTFRKLYGQIKVDLDANSNITVVIQNNFNIYEFGGKKQLVLSTSNWSVGTNKFLGCAYLYVGGFSLVVAISFTITYVLKPRPLGDPAYLSWNKYPSIYEN, encoded by the exons ATGG CTCTTATATTATTTCAG GTGGAGGAACTTGTGGAACGATACGATGTGGATTGCGTGCCTTTCacagataaaaataaaataactaaatatattaGAGATTCTAGTTCTAACAAAACCTGTACCAAGACATTAAGA GTtcaaaagaaaatgaagaatcccATCTATGTATATTACCAGCTTCATCACTTCTATCAGAACCATCGTAG ATACGTTAGGAGTAGGAGTGACAAACAATTGCGAAGCACGAAACATGAATATGAAACAAAAGAGTGTTTGCCTATAGCTACAGTAAATAATAACTCAAAGCCTATAGTTCCTTGTGGGCTCATTGCCTGGAGCTTGTTTAATGACACCTATCAGttctcagtaaatagcaaggtTGTAGAAGTTGATAGAAAGGACATTGCATGGAAAAGCGATAGAGACTATAAATTCGGGTCTAAAGTTTATCCTAAAAACTTCCAGAGCTCTGGGATGATTGGGGGCGGAAAGCTCAACGAGAGCATACCA CTGAGCAAACAAGAAGATCTTATTGTCTGGATGCGAACTGCAGCATTTTCAACTTTCAGAAAGCTTTATGGACAGATAAAAGTTGATCTTGATGCTAATAGTAACATAACAGTTGTTATACAAAATAACTTTAACATCTATGAATTTGGGGGGAAGAAGCAGCTGGTTCTTTCTACGTCAAATTGGAGTGTTGGAACAAACAAATTCCTTGGTTGTGCATATCTTTATGTTGGAGGATTTTCCTTAGTTGTTGCAATAAGCTTCACAATCACTTATGTTTTGAAGCCAAG GCCTCTTGGAGATCCAGCTTACTTGTCGTGGAACAAATATCCTAGTATTTATGAAAACTAG